Proteins encoded in a region of the Puniceibacterium sp. IMCC21224 genome:
- a CDS encoding vitamin B12-dependent ribonucleotide reductase — MQIERKFTSAGQDAYQGIDFATTVSEIRNPDGTIVFKLDNVEVPTKWSQVASDVIAQKYFRKAGVPVELKKVAEKGVPEFLWRSVPASDKTEKVGETSSKQVFDRLAGAWTYWGWKGGYFTTESDARAYYDEMRNMLASQRAAPNSPQWFNTGLHWAYGIDGPGQGHYYVDYKTGKLTKSKSAYEHPQPHACFIQSVKDDLVGEGGIMDLWVREARLFKYGSGTGTNFSSLRAANEPLSGGGKSSGLMGFLKIGDRAAGAIKSGGTTRRAAKMVIIDADHPDIEEFINWKVKEEQKVASIVAGSKMHEQKLNLIFAAIREWDGAEADAYDPKKNETLKAAIRQAKKVAIPETYVKRVLDYAKQGYGSIEFPTYDTDWDSEAYASVSGQNSNNSIRVTDAFLKAVKDDADWELIRRTDGSVAKTIKARDLWEDVGHAAWACADPGIQFHDTVNAWHTCPEDGAIRGSNPCSEYMFLDDTACNLASMNLLTFLKDGAFQSEDYIHATRLWTLTLEISVTMAQFPSQEIAQRSYDFRTLGLGYANIGGLLMNMGYSYDSDEGRALCGALSAVMTGVSYATSAEIAGELGAFSGYERNKAHMLRVIRNHRKAAHGATDGYEALDVKPVPLDHANCPDATLIGLAKSSWDEALRLGEANGYRNAQVSVIAPTGTIGLVMDCDTTGIEPDFALVKFKKLAGGGYFKIINHSVPAALDKLGYSSSQIEEIVAYAVGHGTIGNAPGINHTSLIGHGFGPAQIEKVESALASAFDIRFVFNQWTLGETFCREVLGIPVAKLSDPTFDLLRHLGYSKRDIELANDHVCGTMTLEGAPFLKTEHYAIFDCANPCGKKGTRYLGVKSHIYMMAAAQSFISGAISKTINMPNDATITDCQAAYELSWSLGVKANALYRDGSKLSQPLASALVEDDDEAMEVLESGSMHEKAAVLAQKVVEKIIVKEVARGREKMPERRKGYTQKAIVGGHKVYLRTGEYKDGNLGEIFIDMHKEGAGFRAMMNNFAIAVSVGLQYGVPLEEFVDAFTFTKFEPAGMVQGNDSIKNATSILDYIFRELAVSYLDRTDLAHVKPQGATFDDIGRGVEEGVSNVKEISESAASRSLEVLKQISSTGYLRKRLPQDLMVLQGGQSGFGAATQVTSLVAEKAVASGGTSVSYATSTTTTAATSGLAINAVTKAKMQGYEGEACGECGNYTLVRNGTCMKCNTCGGTSGCS; from the coding sequence TATCAGGGGATCGACTTTGCGACCACAGTGTCCGAAATCCGGAATCCGGACGGCACGATTGTTTTCAAACTCGACAACGTCGAAGTGCCCACCAAGTGGAGCCAGGTCGCCAGCGATGTCATCGCCCAGAAATATTTCCGCAAGGCCGGTGTGCCCGTTGAGCTGAAGAAAGTCGCCGAAAAGGGTGTTCCCGAATTTCTGTGGCGGTCGGTTCCGGCGTCGGACAAGACTGAAAAAGTTGGCGAAACATCGTCCAAGCAGGTTTTTGACCGTCTGGCCGGCGCATGGACCTATTGGGGCTGGAAAGGTGGCTATTTCACCACCGAATCGGATGCGCGCGCCTATTACGACGAGATGCGCAATATGCTGGCCAGTCAGCGCGCCGCGCCCAACAGCCCGCAGTGGTTCAACACTGGCCTGCATTGGGCCTATGGCATCGACGGCCCCGGACAGGGCCACTATTACGTTGACTACAAAACCGGAAAACTGACCAAATCCAAATCCGCTTACGAGCATCCGCAGCCCCATGCGTGCTTTATCCAGTCGGTCAAGGATGATCTGGTCGGCGAAGGTGGCATCATGGATCTGTGGGTTCGCGAGGCGCGTTTGTTCAAGTATGGTTCCGGCACCGGCACCAATTTCAGCAGCCTGCGCGCGGCGAACGAACCGCTGTCGGGCGGTGGCAAATCGTCGGGCCTGATGGGCTTTCTCAAGATCGGTGACCGCGCGGCGGGTGCGATCAAGTCGGGCGGCACCACGCGCCGCGCCGCCAAGATGGTGATCATCGACGCCGACCACCCGGATATTGAGGAATTCATCAACTGGAAGGTCAAGGAAGAGCAGAAGGTCGCAAGCATCGTGGCCGGCTCCAAGATGCACGAACAGAAACTGAACCTGATCTTTGCCGCGATCCGGGAATGGGACGGAGCCGAGGCTGACGCCTACGATCCCAAGAAAAACGAAACGCTCAAGGCCGCAATTCGTCAGGCCAAAAAGGTCGCGATCCCCGAAACTTACGTCAAGCGTGTGCTGGATTACGCCAAGCAGGGCTACGGTTCGATCGAATTTCCAACCTATGATACCGACTGGGATTCCGAGGCGTATGCCAGCGTGTCGGGCCAGAATTCCAACAACTCGATCCGGGTCACCGACGCCTTTCTCAAGGCGGTCAAGGACGATGCCGATTGGGAACTGATCCGCCGTACCGACGGGTCGGTCGCCAAAACCATCAAAGCCCGCGACCTGTGGGAAGATGTCGGCCACGCGGCCTGGGCCTGTGCCGATCCGGGCATCCAGTTTCACGATACTGTCAACGCCTGGCACACATGCCCCGAAGACGGCGCGATCCGTGGGTCGAACCCGTGCTCGGAATATATGTTCCTCGACGATACAGCCTGCAACCTTGCGTCGATGAACCTGCTGACCTTCCTCAAGGACGGCGCGTTCCAGTCCGAGGATTACATCCACGCCACCCGTTTATGGACCCTGACACTGGAAATCAGCGTAACGATGGCGCAATTTCCCAGCCAGGAAATTGCACAAAGATCCTATGATTTCCGCACCCTGGGCCTGGGCTATGCAAATATTGGCGGTCTGCTGATGAACATGGGATATTCTTATGACAGCGACGAGGGCAGGGCGCTTTGTGGTGCGCTGAGCGCGGTCATGACCGGCGTATCCTACGCCACATCGGCCGAGATCGCCGGTGAACTGGGCGCGTTCTCGGGGTATGAGCGCAACAAGGCGCATATGCTGCGGGTGATCCGCAACCACCGTAAGGCAGCCCATGGCGCGACGGATGGCTACGAAGCGCTGGACGTCAAACCGGTGCCGCTGGACCATGCTAACTGCCCCGATGCCACCCTGATTGGTCTGGCCAAAAGCAGCTGGGACGAGGCGCTGCGTCTGGGCGAAGCCAACGGCTATCGCAATGCGCAGGTGTCCGTGATCGCTCCGACTGGCACCATCGGTCTGGTGATGGATTGCGACACCACCGGGATCGAACCTGACTTTGCCCTGGTGAAGTTCAAAAAGCTCGCCGGCGGTGGGTATTTCAAGATTATCAACCACTCGGTTCCTGCGGCACTGGACAAACTGGGATATTCCAGCAGTCAGATCGAAGAGATCGTCGCCTATGCTGTCGGTCATGGCACGATCGGCAACGCGCCGGGGATCAATCATACCTCGTTGATCGGCCACGGCTTTGGCCCGGCGCAGATCGAAAAAGTCGAGAGCGCGCTGGCGTCGGCATTCGACATCCGCTTTGTGTTCAACCAGTGGACGCTGGGCGAAACCTTTTGCCGCGAGGTGCTGGGTATCCCGGTGGCCAAGCTGTCGGACCCGACTTTTGATCTGCTGCGCCACCTTGGCTATTCCAAGCGCGACATCGAACTGGCTAATGATCACGTCTGCGGCACCATGACCCTCGAAGGGGCGCCATTTCTCAAGACAGAACACTACGCGATCTTTGACTGCGCCAACCCTTGCGGCAAAAAAGGCACGCGGTATCTAGGTGTTAAAAGCCATATCTACATGATGGCCGCTGCGCAGTCGTTCATCTCGGGCGCGATCAGCAAGACGATCAACATGCCCAACGACGCCACCATCACCGACTGCCAGGCCGCATACGAGCTGTCGTGGTCCCTGGGGGTCAAGGCAAACGCGCTCTATCGCGACGGATCGAAACTGAGCCAACCGCTGGCGTCGGCGCTGGTCGAAGATGACGACGAAGCAATGGAGGTGCTGGAAAGCGGCTCGATGCATGAAAAGGCCGCTGTGCTGGCGCAGAAAGTCGTCGAAAAGATCATCGTCAAAGAGGTCGCCCGTGGCCGCGAAAAGATGCCCGAGCGGCGCAAGGGCTATACCCAAAAGGCCATTGTTGGCGGTCACAAGGTGTATCTGCGTACCGGCGAATACAAGGACGGCAACCTGGGCGAAATCTTTATCGACATGCACAAGGAAGGGGCGGGCTTCCGCGCCATGATGAACAACTTTGCCATCGCGGTGTCGGTTGGTCTTCAGTACGGCGTGCCGCTGGAAGAGTTCGTCGATGCCTTCACCTTTACCAAATTCGAACCTGCCGGCATGGTGCAGGGCAACGACAGTATCAAGAACGCGACCTCGATCCTTGACTATATCTTCCGCGAACTGGCGGTGTCCTACCTTGACCGCACCGATCTGGCGCATGTCAAACCGCAGGGCGCCACCTTTGACGATATCGGCCGGGGCGTGGAAGAAGGCGTGTCCAACGTCAAGGAAATCTCGGAATCAGCAGCGTCGCGCAGCCTTGAGGTGCTGAAACAGATCAGCTCAACCGGGTATCTGCGCAAACGTCTGCCGCAAGATCTGATGGTGTTGCAGGGCGGCCAAAGTGGGTTTGGCGCGGCCACGCAGGTGACGTCACTGGTGGCGGAAAAGGCGGTTGCCTCGGGCGGCACGTCGGTCAGCTATGCCACCAGCACAACGACGACAGCCGCGACCAGCGGTCTGGCGATCAACGCTGTCACCAAAGCCAAGATGCAGGGTTACGAGGGCGAAGCCTGCGGCGAATGTGGCAACTACACGCTGGTGCGCAACGGGACCTGCATGAAGTGCAACACTTGCGGCGGAACGTCCGGCTGTAGCTGA